The genomic window CATCCCATATTTCATCTACACTTCCTCCATTATCGTGATTATATCCACCGACGTGAAAACCACGCCCCCCCCCCTTCACGAAGACTGGATTCACTGAAGGGGTACAACACACTCATATCACGTTATAGACAGTAACGTGTACATCTCCCAGTTTTTCCACTCCGTCTCTTTATTGGCTCTTTTCAACAGAAGAAAACGGAATACCCTAGGACAGTAACCCCTACCATAGTATAGAGATTTGAAAAACTGTCAAGTTTTTTTTACACTCCTGCCAAGAGAGATCCATCCGTCTTCCGCACCCGGACAACTCCCCTCAGAAGAACAGAGTTTGTACTCAATAATACATCTGGAGTTTCCGGACAACCTTATCCAGGAGAGTCAGAGCTCAAATCCAGTGTCACAGGACAATGATCCGAACCCATAACCTCATTCAGGATGTCCGCGTCTTTGATGCTGTCAGCCAGGCCGGGGGAGATAAGGAAGTAATCAATCCTCCAGCCGACATTTCTTGCACGTGCACCGGCACGAAAGCTCCACCAGCTGTATTTAACCTTGTTCGGGTTAAGGTATCGGAAGGTATCAATGAAGTCCGCCGCGATAAGATGGTCCATGCCGTCAATTTCTTCCTGCATATAACCGGCGCTCTTGTTGTAATTTGGTTTTGGGCGGGCAAGATCGATCGGCTGATGCGCTACATTAAGGTCCCCACAAGCGATCACAGGCTTGTTCGTCTCCAGGTCCTTGAGGTAGGCAAGAAAATCAGCATCCCATTGTTTGCGATATTCAAGGCGTTTGAGTTCACTACCCGAATTTGGGGTATACACCGTCACCAGAAAAAAATGCTCGAACTCCAGGGCAATCACACGGCCTTCCTGATCATGCGCTTCAATGCCCATATCGTAACGGACGCTCAGGGGTTGCGTAAGCGTGAGAATCGCGGTCCCGGAATACCCCTTTTTCACCGCAGAGTTTGAGTACAGATGAAATCCATTGATTTCCGCTAGGGCCTCAGCAACCTGATCATCCTGGGCCTTCGTCTCCTGCAGACAGAGGACATCGGTCTTCATGGCGTCAAGTGCCACCGAAAAATCTTTTTTCATAGCGGCACGAATGCCGTTGACGTTCCAGGAAACGAGTCGCATCAGACGATCCACAGGTTTCGGTAAGAGTTTGAAGCACTTTAAGTATTGAGACTTGGAGAATAGAAGTTAGAGTAAACTGCGGGACGATGTCAAGGGCGTGACGGTTTATTGAGGAAAGTGAGATGAAGCGCCCATGAAAAGGAGCATTGGGAAGGAGAGCCAGAAGTTAAACCGGGAAGCCCAGAAGACACGTCGGACATAGGGTTCTATGTCTGGAGGGACCGGCGTCCCGGCGGAGAGGGTGTCGGCCGTCATTAGTATGATCGCCTTCTGGTTCGGGAATATAATGACCCACACATTTAAAAACATGATCAGGCCGAGCGTAGCACCGATCATGATCGCAGGGTTCCGGAAATGCCCGCCGACCATCAACCCCATCCCCGCCAGAAGCGTCACCACCGCGCTCCATCGGGACCAGAAGAGAACCCGGGGGAGGAGTTTCAGGACGACCTCTTTCCGGATCGGTGTATCAATTTCTTTCATGAAGGGAATCTGGATCAGATTCAAATAGTAGAGAAGACCGAGCCAGATCACACCTGCAACAAGATGAATCAAGCGAAAGAGGATGGGGAGAATCGTATCGGGTGTAAACAAATGCCTGTTCCCTTTCGGCGCAAGGTGCCAGACGAAGGAAAGCCCCCCTTGATGCCAGGAGAATTGGTATATAGCTCAGGATACACAGGGAGGAATCAATTCGTCAAACGAAAATAATGTCCCAAGATCCCATTATGAACCTTCAGTAAACTCTTATGTTATGATACTCCGATATGAAGAAATTTGATGTCATGGTGATAGGGGCCGGGAGCGCTGGGCGATACGGGGCCCAGGCCGCGGTAAAATGTGGCGCGAAGGTGGGACTGGTTGAAACCGGTCCTTTCGGGGGGCTTTGCATCCTCAAAGGATGTATGCCAACCAAGGCCTATCTCCGCTCATCAGACCTCGTCGGCCTGATGAAAAAGGCCCCGCGTGTCGGAGTTTATCCTGGAAAGAGGGTCGGCCTCCGGTTTGACGAAATAAAGGAACGAAAAGACCGCCTCATCCAGGAAATGGCAGACTACGCCAAAGAGTCGATCGAAAAAAACACAAACATCACCCTCCTCTCCGGCAAAGCCCGGTTTTTATCAAAAGAGAAGGTCCAGGTTGGCCAAAGCGATTATTCATGTGAAAAATTTTTGATCGCGACCGGCTCCCGAGTGGTCATTCCCCCTTTCCCCGGCCTGGAAAAAACCGGATACATCACCAGCGATGATGCCCTCGATCTTGAGACCCTTCCGCAATCATTGATCATCCTGGGCGGCGGGGCGGAGGCCCTGGAATTTGGTCAATTCTTCAACCGAATGGGAACAAAGGTCACCCTCCTGCAACGGAGCAAACATATCTTGAGCCAGGAAGATCCCGACATCGGGATCGCCCTCGGTGGATATCTCCGGGAAGATGGGATCGACCTATATACGGGCGTCCGTGTGACCGGGATGGAGAAAACCGGGACAGAGCGGAAGGTCTCTTTTGAATCGGAGGGGCACAAAAGGACCGTGGCTTCGGAGATGATCCTGGTCGCCACCGGCCGGACAGGGAATATTGAAGGGCTGGATCTCTATGCCGCGGGCGTGAGGCGCTATGATAAAGGGATAGAGATCAATGACTTCCTTCAAACAAGCAATCCGAATATCTACGCCGCGGGAGATGTGACCGGGGTTCTACAGGTTGTGAATATGGCGACCTATCAGGGAGCGATTGCGGGGAAGAATCTCGTCAAAGGCCCTGTGGACAAGACAGATACGCGCGTCATTCCGCGTGCGGTCTTTTCCGATCCGGAGGTGGCTCGCGTTGGTTTATCAGAACGCGAGGCGGAAGCACAGGGGATTGAAGTCCGTGTCGGCACCTTCCCCTTCAGTGACCTGGGAAAGGCTATCGTGACCGACCGCATGGAGGGCTTTATCAAAATCCTTGCCGACCCGGTGCGAGGTGAGATCCTGGGGGTACAAATACTGGGTGCGGAGGCCTCCAATCTGATTCACCAGGGGGTCGTGGCCATGCACTTTCGGGCAACATTGTCGGAATATGCCCGCATC from Candidatus Manganitrophaceae bacterium includes these protein-coding regions:
- the xth gene encoding exodeoxyribonuclease III, translating into MRLVSWNVNGIRAAMKKDFSVALDAMKTDVLCLQETKAQDDQVAEALAEINGFHLYSNSAVKKGYSGTAILTLTQPLSVRYDMGIEAHDQEGRVIALEFEHFFLVTVYTPNSGSELKRLEYRKQWDADFLAYLKDLETNKPVIACGDLNVAHQPIDLARPKPNYNKSAGYMQEEIDGMDHLIAADFIDTFRYLNPNKVKYSWWSFRAGARARNVGWRIDYFLISPGLADSIKDADILNEVMGSDHCPVTLDLSSDSPG
- a CDS encoding dihydrolipoyl dehydrogenase, with the translated sequence MKKFDVMVIGAGSAGRYGAQAAVKCGAKVGLVETGPFGGLCILKGCMPTKAYLRSSDLVGLMKKAPRVGVYPGKRVGLRFDEIKERKDRLIQEMADYAKESIEKNTNITLLSGKARFLSKEKVQVGQSDYSCEKFLIATGSRVVIPPFPGLEKTGYITSDDALDLETLPQSLIILGGGAEALEFGQFFNRMGTKVTLLQRSKHILSQEDPDIGIALGGYLREDGIDLYTGVRVTGMEKTGTERKVSFESEGHKRTVASEMILVATGRTGNIEGLDLYAAGVRRYDKGIEINDFLQTSNPNIYAAGDVTGVLQVVNMATYQGAIAGKNLVKGPVDKTDTRVIPRAVFSDPEVARVGLSEREAEAQGIEVRVGTFPFSDLGKAIVTDRMEGFIKILADPVRGEILGVQILGAEASNLIHQGVVAMHFRATLSEYARISHIHPTLAEIMPYLVEDMLGED